A stretch of Metabacillus sp. FJAT-52054 DNA encodes these proteins:
- a CDS encoding ATP-dependent DNA helicase — MKTARLPFPISKDETFYEGLSNWIGDVFYDILPEKGFDLRDEQIFMAFQLERAFKEKKTIFAEAGVGTGKTLVYLLFTIAYARYTGKPAVIACADETLIEQLVKEEGDIRKIAKHLDLTVDARLSKSQDQYLCAKKLKDTVEKEDNEKFDQIHEELPDFVYQPSGLQRYTPYGDRKQYPDVSDNEWKRISWDPFQDCQTCELRQRCGLTLSRDHYRKAADLIICSHDFYMEHVWTAESRKREGHLPFLPEHSSVVFDEGHLLEFAAQKALTYRVRKSTLEASLERLLQNEIREEFANLVEDALMINDEFFSLLDDSSVKANDSERYEIISSAKLKQTGMQLQSALEQIGEALVFEGELYTIDPFELKIAEETLEQMEYSFQLFNKGNHAVSWTESQGADLCLVIMPRTVEEVLKEKVFSSNKPVIFSSATLSSGKSFDYMASSLGISDYLSFTVDSPFDYDEQMELYIYNQETAEAKLDKVKKSLIKSQGKSLILFPSLKELNWFRDRLDPGQFSFPIYFEGDNEISETVSKFQRDASSVLCTVNLWEGLDVPGESLSNLIIWSLPFPPADPVFESKRNHSKDAFTQVDLPYMILRLRQGLGRLIRSGSDSGSACIFIDEGQSAETLKAIHEVLPVTPKMDREIG, encoded by the coding sequence ATGAAAACTGCCCGATTGCCATTTCCTATATCTAAAGATGAAACGTTCTATGAAGGATTATCCAATTGGATTGGTGACGTTTTTTATGACATATTGCCCGAAAAGGGTTTTGATTTACGGGATGAACAGATTTTTATGGCTTTTCAGCTTGAAAGAGCCTTCAAAGAAAAGAAAACGATTTTTGCTGAAGCCGGTGTCGGAACTGGAAAAACACTAGTCTATTTGCTTTTTACGATTGCCTATGCGAGATATACCGGTAAGCCTGCCGTTATTGCTTGTGCAGATGAAACGCTGATTGAGCAGCTTGTTAAAGAAGAAGGCGATATCCGTAAAATCGCTAAGCATTTGGATTTGACTGTAGATGCCAGATTAAGTAAATCGCAGGATCAATATTTGTGTGCGAAAAAGCTGAAAGACACGGTAGAAAAAGAAGACAACGAAAAATTCGATCAAATACACGAAGAATTGCCGGACTTTGTCTATCAGCCAAGCGGCTTGCAGCGCTACACTCCATATGGCGACCGGAAGCAGTATCCGGATGTATCGGATAATGAGTGGAAACGTATTTCCTGGGATCCCTTCCAGGACTGCCAGACCTGTGAGCTGCGGCAGCGCTGCGGTTTGACGCTTTCTAGAGACCATTACCGCAAAGCGGCAGATCTGATTATCTGCTCCCATGATTTCTACATGGAGCATGTGTGGACGGCTGAATCAAGAAAGCGGGAAGGGCATTTGCCGTTTCTTCCTGAGCACAGCAGTGTCGTATTTGATGAAGGGCATCTGCTGGAATTTGCAGCACAAAAAGCGCTGACGTACAGGGTAAGAAAAAGCACGCTTGAAGCAAGCCTGGAACGCCTCCTGCAAAACGAAATCAGAGAAGAATTTGCGAACCTAGTAGAAGATGCACTCATGATCAATGATGAATTTTTCAGTTTGCTGGATGATTCTTCTGTGAAAGCAAACGATTCGGAACGCTATGAAATTATAAGCAGTGCTAAATTAAAGCAAACAGGCATGCAGCTGCAGTCTGCTCTCGAGCAAATTGGCGAAGCCCTTGTATTTGAAGGTGAACTCTATACAATTGACCCATTCGAGCTGAAGATTGCAGAAGAAACGCTTGAACAGATGGAATACTCTTTTCAGTTATTCAATAAAGGAAACCACGCCGTTTCATGGACCGAAAGCCAGGGCGCAGACCTTTGCCTCGTCATTATGCCGAGGACCGTTGAAGAAGTGCTGAAGGAGAAAGTATTCAGCAGCAATAAGCCGGTCATTTTCTCATCTGCAACTCTGTCAAGCGGAAAATCATTCGATTATATGGCAAGCAGTCTTGGAATATCTGACTACCTTTCCTTCACTGTGGATTCTCCTTTTGACTATGATGAACAAATGGAGCTTTACATCTATAATCAGGAAACCGCTGAAGCAAAGCTGGACAAAGTCAAAAAATCGTTAATAAAGAGTCAAGGGAAATCATTGATTCTTTTCCCTTCGTTAAAAGAATTGAATTGGTTCAGGGATCGTTTAGATCCTGGTCAGTTCAGCTTCCCGATCTACTTTGAAGGCGATAACGAAATAAGCGAAACGGTATCAAAGTTTCAAAGAGATGCAAGCTCTGTACTATGCACGGTAAACCTGTGGGAAGGTCTTGATGTACCAGGCGAATCGCTATCAAATCTCATCATCTGGTCATTGCCATTCCCTCCAGCTGATCCGGTATTTGAGTCGAAACGAAACCACTCGAAAGATGCATTCACCCAAGTGGACTTGCCATATATGATTTTAAGGCTCCGGCAAGGTCTTGGACGGTTAATACGTTCAGGATCCGATTCAGGCTCAGCTTGCATATTCATTGATGAAGGACAATCAGCTGAAACACTTAAAGCCATACATGAAGTCCTGCCGGTTACACCTAAGATGGATAGGGAGATTGGCTGA
- a CDS encoding CotD family spore coat protein produces MFGRRPCMMPPIVHPTQCCVHNTYSTTAVPHIHPQHTTNVNHQMYQHLHYHPQTQSAVNEVSHQHFNCSGPGPR; encoded by the coding sequence ATGTTTGGAAGAAGACCTTGTATGATGCCGCCTATCGTGCACCCTACTCAATGCTGTGTGCATAATACCTATTCAACTACGGCAGTGCCCCATATCCATCCTCAGCACACTACTAACGTTAACCATCAGATGTATCAGCATTTGCACTATCATCCGCAAACGCAATCTGCTGTGAACGAGGTATCCCACCAGCACTTTAACTGCAGCGGACCGGGACCGCGCTAA
- a CDS encoding PTS glucose transporter subunit IIA, whose translation MFKKLFGKKEEISRDETVYAPMQGKLVPLEEVPDPVFSQKMMGDGAAIIPAEGKVVAPVNGEVIQLFHTKHAIGLRSETGMELLIHIGLETVSMNGEGFEAHVKEGDKVSVGDLLISCDLGLINEKASSTITPIVITNGDILESVEKADAQETDLGKTKIFEVKAK comes from the coding sequence ATGTTCAAAAAACTTTTTGGAAAAAAAGAAGAAATTTCAAGAGATGAAACGGTTTATGCTCCAATGCAAGGAAAGCTAGTCCCTCTGGAAGAGGTTCCGGATCCGGTGTTTTCTCAAAAAATGATGGGTGATGGAGCTGCTATTATTCCAGCAGAAGGAAAAGTAGTTGCCCCTGTAAATGGTGAAGTGATTCAGCTGTTCCATACAAAGCATGCGATTGGTCTTCGCTCAGAAACAGGGATGGAACTCCTGATTCATATCGGACTTGAAACGGTCAGTATGAATGGAGAAGGTTTTGAAGCACATGTGAAAGAAGGGGACAAGGTTTCTGTTGGAGATCTTCTTATTTCATGCGATCTTGGACTCATCAATGAAAAAGCATCAAGCACCATCACTCCGATTGTCATAACAAATGGCGACATACTGGAATCCGTGGAAAAAGCTGATGCCCAAGAAACCGATCTAGGCAAAACAAAAATTTTCGAAGTGAAAGCAAAATAA
- a CDS encoding DUF2515 family protein yields MIARLGKGNDRNRGDGMDFEKIDQHQASLLTAEIKRRLKRANYDNISRTNAYFHYYLRNPEIQWSLLASMVSRNAGYNMTDLHSSCYVAALDERLRRELFLTYEDANWLIFSDAFPQLLIYEYSKIMDCPLFPLLKAFSVSPFMIREWQMFWESQDIERILTSLIINEQHLIHRPVIHHPVFRREVFTSFVYRFQDVFHFSTVLFPTLKGELFGYSVYNFKRKASRIELGKKLAWLLFQSRWKDDFLLFASSVPHTGSRFDYEKYFPDKRIRQTPILRMAFPAIPHHIDASKRNWFHGQNLNKYYSAPVIRGRSELTDWHRKKRNQMKLISSLKEFWEVQKKTGK; encoded by the coding sequence ATGATTGCAAGGCTGGGAAAAGGGAACGATAGGAACCGGGGTGACGGCATGGATTTTGAAAAAATCGATCAGCATCAGGCAAGTTTATTAACGGCTGAGATTAAGAGGCGGCTCAAGCGCGCTAATTACGACAATATCTCCAGAACGAATGCGTATTTTCATTACTACTTAAGAAATCCTGAAATTCAATGGTCCCTTCTGGCAAGCATGGTATCAAGAAACGCAGGCTATAATATGACCGATTTGCACTCATCCTGTTATGTGGCTGCCCTTGATGAAAGATTAAGAAGAGAGCTTTTTTTGACCTATGAGGATGCAAATTGGCTGATCTTCTCTGATGCATTTCCTCAGCTTCTGATCTATGAATACTCAAAAATAATGGACTGCCCGCTTTTTCCTCTTCTGAAAGCTTTTTCTGTTTCGCCGTTTATGATCAGGGAATGGCAAATGTTTTGGGAGAGTCAGGATATAGAGAGAATTTTAACCTCGCTTATTATCAATGAACAGCACCTGATCCACCGCCCGGTTATCCACCATCCGGTATTTAGAAGAGAAGTCTTTACATCATTCGTATACCGCTTTCAGGATGTGTTCCATTTTTCAACCGTTCTTTTTCCTACGTTAAAAGGGGAGTTATTCGGTTATTCCGTTTATAACTTTAAAAGAAAAGCCTCTAGGATTGAACTGGGCAAAAAGCTCGCATGGCTTCTTTTTCAAAGCAGATGGAAGGATGACTTTCTCTTATTTGCCTCCAGTGTTCCTCATACAGGATCAAGGTTTGATTATGAGAAGTATTTCCCTGATAAAAGAATACGGCAAACGCCAATTTTAAGAATGGCATTCCCTGCTATACCCCATCATATAGACGCTTCAAAGCGAAATTGGTTTCATGGTCAAAATTTGAACAAATATTACTCTGCCCCGGTTATCAGAGGGCGAAGTGAACTGACGGATTGGCACAGGAAAAAACGGAATCAAATGAAGCTGATTTCATCGCTTAAGGAGTTCTGGGAGGTCCAAAAAAAGACAGGGAAGTAA
- a CDS encoding DEAD/DEAH box helicase, whose product MFKKKTMDQLVEWLKKDEAFKEKIVHWRTLEPREAKMAPMPEDVHPKLLEALHSRGIQELYTHQSTAYAAARNGTSFVAVTPTASGKTLCYNLPVLQSVLEKSENRALYLFPTKALAQDQKSEMNELIQSMDASINSYTYDGDTSPAIRQLIRKAGHIVMTNPDMLHSAILPHHTKWVSLFENLKYIVIDELHTYRGIFGSHVANVIRRLMRICRYYGSEPIFICTSATIANPKELGERLTGSRMELIDNNGAPSGRKHFVFYNPPIVNKAMNIRKSATLEVRDLAGHFLSNGIQTIVFARSRVRVEIILTYLQELIKKKLGPKTIRGYRGGYLPKQRREIEKGLRSGEIIGVVSTNALELGVDIGQLQTCIMTGYPGTIASAWQQAGRAGRRHGEAFIVMVASSNPLDQYIIQNPDYFFEQNPETAVIDPDNLIVLVDHIKCAAFELPFKEQDTFGASDITEILEYLAEEHVLVQNRGQFHWMNASFPAHNISLRSASQENVVIIDQSDISAVKVIGEMDRFSAMTLLHDEAIYLHQGIQFQVELLDWEEKKAFVREVKTDYYTDANLAVQLKVLETDLTGSKGEYETGFGDVAVQAMATIFKKIKFDTHENIGSGPISLPEEILHTNSAWLSLKMENRDWTEDRVEEALMGMANVFRHIAPLKVMCDPSDLHVVPQVKASHNELPTVFLYDRYPGGVGLSKKIFEQFHELVAESHDLIYACPCEQGCPSCVGTDGSMESQKLDTLTLLKDLRENHVIKKQVKPS is encoded by the coding sequence TTGTTTAAGAAAAAAACGATGGACCAGCTTGTTGAATGGCTGAAAAAGGATGAAGCGTTTAAAGAAAAAATTGTTCACTGGAGAACGCTTGAACCGCGTGAGGCGAAAATGGCTCCTATGCCGGAAGATGTGCATCCAAAGCTGCTTGAGGCCCTTCATTCGAGAGGGATACAGGAACTCTACACTCACCAAAGCACAGCGTATGCAGCAGCTAGAAATGGAACGAGCTTTGTTGCGGTCACTCCTACAGCTTCGGGGAAAACCCTTTGCTATAACCTCCCTGTTCTTCAAAGTGTGCTGGAAAAATCCGAAAACCGGGCCCTTTATCTCTTTCCGACAAAGGCATTGGCCCAGGATCAAAAAAGTGAAATGAATGAACTGATTCAGTCTATGGATGCGTCTATAAACTCTTATACATATGATGGAGACACTTCGCCTGCCATCCGTCAGTTAATTCGCAAGGCGGGACATATCGTCATGACGAACCCGGATATGCTTCATTCTGCGATATTGCCCCACCATACAAAATGGGTCTCATTGTTTGAAAATCTGAAATACATTGTAATCGATGAATTGCATACGTACAGAGGCATTTTCGGCAGCCATGTTGCGAACGTGATCAGAAGGCTTATGCGTATTTGCAGGTATTATGGAAGCGAGCCAATCTTTATATGCACATCAGCAACCATCGCGAATCCGAAAGAACTTGGCGAGAGGCTTACTGGAAGCAGGATGGAGCTGATTGACAACAATGGAGCTCCATCAGGAAGAAAACATTTTGTATTCTATAATCCCCCAATTGTAAACAAAGCAATGAATATAAGGAAAAGCGCTACACTTGAAGTCCGCGATCTTGCCGGTCATTTCCTGAGCAATGGCATACAAACTATCGTATTTGCAAGAAGCCGGGTAAGGGTGGAAATTATTCTGACGTATTTGCAGGAGCTGATTAAGAAAAAATTAGGTCCAAAAACGATCAGAGGCTATCGGGGCGGCTACCTTCCGAAGCAAAGACGGGAAATTGAAAAGGGGTTAAGGTCCGGTGAGATCATTGGCGTCGTCAGCACAAATGCACTGGAGCTTGGGGTGGATATCGGACAGCTTCAGACATGTATTATGACGGGATATCCAGGAACGATTGCAAGTGCCTGGCAGCAGGCAGGCAGAGCTGGAAGACGTCATGGAGAGGCCTTTATTGTCATGGTGGCAAGTTCAAACCCCCTGGATCAGTACATCATTCAAAATCCGGATTACTTTTTTGAGCAGAATCCTGAAACTGCAGTCATTGATCCTGATAATCTCATTGTCTTAGTCGATCACATCAAATGCGCGGCATTTGAGCTTCCTTTTAAAGAACAGGATACATTTGGAGCTTCTGATATTACGGAGATCCTCGAGTATTTGGCTGAAGAACATGTACTCGTTCAGAACAGGGGGCAGTTCCATTGGATGAATGCCTCGTTTCCTGCACACAATATCTCGCTCCGGTCCGCTTCCCAGGAAAATGTGGTCATCATTGATCAGTCGGATATTTCAGCAGTCAAAGTGATTGGTGAGATGGACAGGTTCAGCGCTATGACGCTCCTTCATGATGAAGCGATTTACCTGCACCAGGGAATTCAATTTCAGGTAGAGCTTCTCGATTGGGAGGAGAAAAAAGCATTTGTCAGAGAAGTGAAGACCGATTACTATACAGATGCGAACCTTGCTGTCCAGCTTAAGGTTTTAGAAACCGATTTAACCGGCTCCAAAGGGGAGTATGAAACTGGATTTGGAGATGTAGCTGTACAGGCAATGGCAACTATTTTCAAAAAAATTAAATTCGATACGCACGAAAATATCGGATCTGGCCCGATCTCATTGCCTGAAGAAATTCTTCATACCAATTCAGCCTGGCTCAGCTTGAAGATGGAGAACCGGGATTGGACAGAGGACCGGGTTGAAGAGGCTTTAATGGGAATGGCAAATGTTTTTCGCCATATTGCACCTTTAAAGGTCATGTGCGACCCATCAGACCTTCACGTCGTTCCCCAGGTAAAAGCATCTCATAACGAGCTCCCGACTGTTTTCCTCTATGACCGGTATCCCGGTGGAGTGGGGCTGTCAAAAAAGATTTTTGAACAATTTCATGAACTTGTGGCCGAAAGCCATGACTTGATTTACGCATGCCCATGCGAACAAGGATGCCCATCCTGTGTTGGCACGGATGGGAGCATGGAGTCACAAAAGCTGGATACGCTCACTCTTTTGAAAGATTTGAGGGAAAACCATGTCATTAAAAAACAAGTTAAACCGTCTTAA
- a CDS encoding YppG family protein encodes MFYPYDTEGSEAPNPRIRRRRSSREASWGSQMPVYQQHAYPYEAYQQANPCYQQQLYQYQPVQPGLPYMQNLAQYTPNTAFQPQSPYPYPYPKQGPFPKQPQASGMQNVMSQFKKSNGQYDYNKMMDTAGQMMSAVNQMSSLFKGVTGFFK; translated from the coding sequence ATGTTTTATCCATATGATACAGAAGGCAGTGAAGCGCCGAATCCAAGAATCAGAAGGAGACGCTCAAGCAGAGAAGCATCCTGGGGAAGCCAGATGCCGGTCTATCAGCAGCATGCATATCCATACGAAGCCTATCAGCAGGCAAATCCTTGTTATCAGCAGCAGCTATATCAATACCAGCCAGTCCAGCCCGGGCTTCCGTATATGCAGAATCTTGCCCAATACACTCCGAATACAGCCTTTCAGCCTCAATCTCCATACCCTTATCCATATCCGAAGCAAGGACCCTTTCCAAAGCAGCCGCAGGCCTCAGGTATGCAAAACGTTATGTCTCAATTCAAAAAATCGAATGGACAATATGATTACAATAAAATGATGGATACTGCCGGGCAAATGATGAGTGCCGTTAACCAGATGAGTTCCTTATTCAAGGGAGTGACAGGTTTTTTCAAATAG
- the gpsB gene encoding cell division regulator GpsB: MLSDKVKLTAKEILEKEFKTSVRGYRQEDVDKYLDYIIKDYETFHQEIEELQQENLRLKKQLEEAYKKQPAQTNTTNFDILKRLSNLEKHVFGSKLYD; this comes from the coding sequence ATGCTTTCTGACAAAGTGAAGCTGACGGCCAAAGAAATACTTGAAAAAGAATTTAAAACCTCTGTAAGAGGATACAGACAAGAAGATGTGGATAAATATCTTGATTATATCATCAAGGATTATGAGACATTCCACCAGGAAATAGAAGAGCTTCAACAGGAAAATCTTCGATTGAAGAAGCAGCTTGAAGAAGCATATAAAAAGCAGCCTGCACAAACCAATACAACGAACTTTGACATTCTGAAAAGATTGTCCAACCTTGAAAAACATGTATTTGGAAGCAAGTTGTACGATTAA
- a CDS encoding ribonuclease H-like domain-containing protein, with protein MSLKNKLNRLKNHIISEAPPEQPSLPVKPEPAGDENKSELKAVKYGEDYCLLREISYPLDYQHGLYKLQDCADAVKRWNESSLNHPLSAKGHRTEDLFFFDTETTGLGGGTGNMIFLLGHASFSENEVTVRQHLLPKPGHEVALYKDFLKYVDITTLVTYNGKSFDWPQVKTRHTLIREFVPELPSFGHFDLYHASRRLWKHKEYALKLVNVESEMLHIKREDDVPGYLAPIIYQHYVQTQDELVLEGILKHNELDVLTLITLYTHLSNSLLNIGSGQAGDEIEQYEVARWYETAGEHSAALKEYEAIALRGDKKSFDAKYKLALKRKKEKNWPAAVQAWEDIAANDSGKLKIDASIQLAMYYEHADKNNDLALKWTEAAMASAKELNRLAKLPAIDSILAEGNKRKERLNRKLLRNYSPGKRRN; from the coding sequence ATGTCATTAAAAAACAAGTTAAACCGTCTTAAAAACCATATCATCTCCGAGGCGCCTCCTGAACAGCCGTCTCTGCCTGTGAAACCGGAACCAGCGGGAGATGAAAATAAGTCAGAATTAAAAGCGGTAAAATACGGGGAGGATTACTGCCTGCTCCGTGAAATTTCTTATCCGCTTGATTATCAGCATGGATTGTACAAATTGCAGGACTGTGCTGATGCGGTAAAAAGGTGGAATGAGAGTTCCTTGAATCATCCACTTTCAGCCAAAGGACATCGTACGGAGGATTTATTCTTTTTCGATACGGAAACAACTGGGCTTGGCGGAGGAACGGGAAACATGATTTTTCTGCTTGGGCATGCTTCGTTTTCAGAAAATGAAGTAACAGTCCGGCAGCACCTGCTGCCAAAACCGGGACATGAAGTTGCCCTATATAAGGATTTTTTGAAATATGTAGATATTACAACCCTTGTAACCTATAATGGTAAATCATTTGATTGGCCCCAGGTAAAAACAAGGCATACCTTAATCCGCGAGTTTGTCCCAGAGCTTCCGTCGTTTGGCCATTTTGATCTTTACCATGCTTCAAGAAGGCTGTGGAAGCATAAAGAGTATGCATTGAAGCTTGTGAATGTCGAATCGGAAATGCTCCATATCAAAAGGGAAGACGATGTGCCCGGTTATTTGGCGCCGATTATTTATCAGCACTATGTCCAGACACAGGATGAATTGGTGCTGGAAGGAATTTTAAAGCACAATGAACTTGATGTACTGACACTGATTACACTTTACACACATTTATCAAACAGCCTTTTAAATATCGGGTCCGGTCAAGCTGGAGATGAAATTGAGCAGTATGAAGTAGCAAGATGGTATGAAACAGCAGGGGAGCACTCGGCGGCATTAAAGGAGTACGAAGCAATTGCACTAAGGGGCGATAAAAAGTCCTTTGACGCAAAGTACAAGCTGGCGCTTAAACGGAAGAAGGAAAAAAATTGGCCGGCAGCCGTTCAGGCATGGGAAGATATTGCAGCAAATGATTCAGGGAAATTAAAAATTGATGCCTCTATCCAGCTGGCAATGTATTATGAGCATGCTGATAAAAACAATGATCTCGCCTTAAAGTGGACAGAAGCAGCCATGGCGTCCGCGAAAGAACTTAACAGGCTGGCGAAGCTTCCTGCCATAGATTCCATTTTAGCGGAGGGAAATAAGCGCAAAGAACGGTTAAACAGGAAATTATTACGAAATTATTCCCCGGGCAAGCGCAGGAATTGA
- a CDS encoding class I SAM-dependent RNA methyltransferase, which translates to MKDVTLIATSAMGLEALVAKEVGDLGYKHETENGKVIFKGDAKAIARSNLWLRTADRIKIKVGEFKAETFDDLFEQTKALNWGDYIPENAEFPVIGKSVKSKLFSVPDCQSIVKKAVVEKLKKHYKKQSGWFDENGPLYRIEVALHKDICTLTIDASGTGLHKRGFRIGQGEAPLKETLAAALVMLTNWNPDKPFADPFCGSGTIPMEAALIGQNIAPGFNREFASEQWDWIGKDLWREARMEAEDLANYDQKLEIFGSDIDHRMIEIAKENAEEAGLADLIQFKQMQVRDFTSPLEYGVVVGNPPYGERLGDKKEVEHMYRQMGQAFNGIDTWSVYMLTSHPDFEKFYGKKATKKRKLFNGFLRTDYYQFWGPRPPRNV; encoded by the coding sequence ATGAAGGATGTTACTCTGATCGCCACCTCCGCTATGGGGCTTGAAGCGCTTGTAGCCAAAGAGGTAGGGGATCTTGGATATAAACACGAAACGGAAAATGGGAAAGTTATTTTTAAGGGTGACGCCAAAGCAATCGCGCGTTCCAATCTTTGGCTTCGCACGGCGGACCGGATTAAAATAAAGGTTGGAGAATTTAAAGCTGAAACGTTTGATGATCTTTTTGAACAAACAAAAGCCTTAAACTGGGGCGATTACATACCGGAGAACGCCGAATTTCCGGTTATCGGGAAATCGGTCAAGTCCAAGCTGTTTTCTGTACCCGATTGCCAAAGCATTGTTAAAAAAGCAGTCGTTGAAAAGCTAAAGAAGCATTATAAAAAACAATCCGGCTGGTTTGACGAAAACGGTCCGCTTTACCGTATTGAAGTTGCCCTGCATAAGGATATCTGCACACTTACAATTGATGCATCAGGTACAGGACTGCATAAAAGAGGTTTCCGGATCGGGCAGGGAGAAGCACCGTTAAAAGAAACGCTGGCAGCTGCTCTTGTGATGCTGACGAATTGGAATCCTGATAAACCCTTTGCGGATCCTTTCTGCGGTTCCGGAACGATTCCGATGGAGGCAGCTTTAATTGGTCAAAACATCGCACCGGGCTTCAATCGCGAGTTCGCGTCAGAGCAGTGGGACTGGATTGGAAAAGACTTATGGAGAGAAGCTAGAATGGAAGCTGAGGATCTGGCAAATTATGATCAGAAGCTTGAAATTTTCGGCAGTGATATTGATCACAGGATGATCGAAATTGCGAAAGAAAATGCGGAAGAAGCCGGTCTGGCTGATTTAATTCAATTTAAACAGATGCAGGTTAGGGACTTTACCTCTCCTTTGGAGTACGGAGTGGTTGTCGGTAATCCTCCGTATGGCGAGCGTTTAGGTGATAAAAAGGAAGTAGAGCACATGTACAGGCAGATGGGACAGGCATTCAACGGAATTGACACCTGGTCTGTTTATATGCTTACGTCCCATCCTGACTTCGAAAAGTTTTATGGGAAAAAGGCAACAAAAAAACGAAAGCTGTTTAATGGTTTTCTTCGAACGGATTATTATCAATTTTGGGGTCCTAGACCTCCAAGAAACGTATAA
- a CDS encoding DUF1273 domain-containing protein, giving the protein MKTIAITGYKPHELGVFSKSHPAVFYIKKLIEKELKVLLDEGLEWVVISGQLGVELWAAEAVIELRLEYPQLNLAVLTPFLNQEEKWKEANKEQYERVLMEADFVDSITKRPYENPKQFIMKNHFFIQKTDGLLLIYDEEKPGSPKFMLETARKMKSANEYTIKAFTFYDLQNIVEDLQDEE; this is encoded by the coding sequence ATGAAAACAATTGCGATCACGGGATATAAGCCGCATGAGCTTGGTGTGTTTTCAAAAAGCCATCCGGCAGTTTTTTACATAAAAAAGCTGATTGAAAAAGAATTGAAGGTTCTTTTAGATGAGGGGCTTGAGTGGGTCGTAATCAGCGGCCAGCTCGGTGTCGAGCTGTGGGCAGCAGAAGCGGTCATCGAACTGAGGCTCGAGTATCCTCAGCTTAACCTTGCCGTCCTTACACCCTTTTTAAATCAAGAGGAAAAGTGGAAGGAAGCAAACAAAGAACAATATGAACGTGTTCTTATGGAGGCGGATTTCGTCGACAGCATCACGAAGCGTCCATATGAAAACCCAAAGCAATTTATCATGAAAAACCATTTTTTTATTCAAAAAACGGACGGATTGCTGCTTATTTACGATGAAGAAAAACCAGGCTCTCCTAAATTTATGCTGGAAACCGCCCGTAAAATGAAATCCGCAAACGAATATACCATTAAGGCCTTTACCTTTTATGATCTTCAAAACATAGTAGAGGACCTTCAGGATGAAGAATAA
- a CDS encoding DUF1798 family protein — MNIELELSYKLKQINEESLARFLAGKESETAYDFYAHIKPVFEEGSNIANDWKDLLAERYKTDRPKHIHPSQLESTVEIIQQQILQSFDPKAKSLRYKNTKESVDYVVNSVIEWLEKSKP; from the coding sequence TTGAATATCGAATTAGAATTATCCTATAAGCTAAAACAAATAAATGAAGAATCCCTTGCAAGATTTTTAGCAGGAAAAGAAAGTGAAACAGCTTATGATTTTTACGCACACATAAAGCCTGTATTTGAGGAAGGATCTAATATTGCGAACGATTGGAAGGATCTCCTTGCTGAACGGTATAAAACCGATCGGCCTAAACACATCCATCCATCTCAGCTGGAGTCTACTGTAGAGATTATCCAGCAGCAAATTCTCCAATCCTTTGATCCGAAAGCAAAATCCCTCCGTTATAAAAACACAAAGGAATCCGTTGATTATGTCGTCAACTCCGTCATTGAGTGGCTTGAAAAATCCAAACCTTAA
- a CDS encoding Hsp20/alpha crystallin family protein, which translates to MDDKNNKNQTPELLGFDLDLSKAVDHFFHSSPVKHFLRQFEEVLLQNASFPYMDMQAFQTENEVIVEASLPPVSMNDIDIEVNGRTLTLEIDHKVQHSASSEKAYYSHSTTYSHFSRSVYLPAEADDSQMITALHEGKLMIRMPKK; encoded by the coding sequence ATGGATGATAAAAACAACAAAAATCAGACGCCGGAATTACTTGGTTTTGACCTGGATCTTTCCAAGGCTGTAGACCATTTTTTTCATTCTTCGCCTGTAAAGCATTTTTTAAGACAGTTTGAAGAAGTTCTCCTTCAAAACGCATCCTTTCCTTATATGGATATGCAGGCATTCCAAACGGAAAATGAAGTGATTGTCGAAGCAAGTCTGCCGCCTGTTTCCATGAATGATATCGATATTGAAGTAAACGGCCGCACATTGACCCTTGAAATTGATCATAAAGTTCAGCACTCTGCTTCCAGTGAGAAAGCCTATTATTCACACTCAACCACATATAGCCATTTTTCAAGATCGGTTTATCTGCCAGCTGAAGCGGATGACAGTCAGATGATTACTGCCTTGCATGAAGGAAAGCTGATGATTCGTATGCCCAAAAAATGA